Proteins co-encoded in one Salarias fasciatus chromosome 4, fSalaFa1.1, whole genome shotgun sequence genomic window:
- the slc17a7a gene encoding solute carrier family 17 member 7a: MEIRPDRFKAAAAKTLGKINRLIEKRQPNGETIELSAEGRPELVEEKELPVVDCTCFGMPRRYIIAILSGLGFCISFGIRCNLGVAIVSMVNDHTVYKGNKEVLVAAQFTWDPETVGMIHGSFFWGYIVTQIPGGFICQKFAANRVFGFAIVATSTLNMLIPSAARCHYSCVILVRICQGLVEGVSYPACHGIWAKWAPPLERSRLATTAFCGSYAGAVVAMPLAGVLVQYTGWPSVFYVYGSFGIFWYLFWILVSYESPAAHPTITAEERKYIEDAIGESATFLNPLHKFKTPWRHFFTSMPVYAIIVANFCRSWTFYLLLISQPAYFEEVFGFEISKVGLVSALPHLVMTIIVPIGGQLADYLRTHNLMSTTNVRKLMNCGGFGMEATLLLVVGYSHTKGVAISFLVLAVGFSGFAISGFNVNHLDIAPRYASILMGISNGVGTLSGMVCPLIVGAMTKHKTREEWQGVFLIASLVHYGGVVFYGIFASGEKQHWADIEDTSEEKCGIIDEDELANETEELYRGGGQYGAISQPGAGSNGGGMGGGGGAGAGWVTDWDKSEEYVQPPGYNSYMCEGGEEKKLT, encoded by the exons ATGGAGATCCGACCAGACAGGTTTAAGGCGGCCGCGGCCAAAACTCTGGGGAAAATTAACAG GCTGATTGAGAAGCGTCAGCCAAATGGAGAAACCATCGAACTGTCCGCAGAGGGCCGCCccgagctggtggaggagaaggagctgccGGTGGTGGACTGCACCTGCTTCGGCATGCCGCGGCGGTACATCATCGCCATCCTGTCTGGCCTGGGATTCTGCATCTCTTTTGGGATCCGGTGCAACCTGGGCGTGGCCATCGTCAGCATGGTCAACGACCACACTGTTTACAAAGGCAACAAAGAAGTCCTCGTG gCCGCTCAGTTCACCTGGGACCCTGAAACAGTGGGGATGATCCACGGCTCCTTCTTCTGGGGCTACATCGTCACTCAGATCCCGGGAGGCTTTATATGTCAGAAGTTTGCAGCCAACAG AGTATTTGGCTTTGCCATAGTGGCCACCTCCACGCTCAACATGCTGATTCCATCTGCCGCTCGCTGCCATTACAGCTGCGTCATCCTTGTCAGAATATGCCAGGGCCTCGTGGAG GGTGTATCATACCCGGCCTGCCATGGGATCTGGGCCAAGTGGGCTCCTCCTCTCGAGAGAAGTCGGTTAGCCACCACAGCTTTTTGTG GATCCTATGCGGGGGCAGTGGTGGCGATGCCTTTAGCTGGTGTACTGGTGCAATACACCGGCTGGCCTTCAGTGTTTTATGTCTATG GCAGTTTTGGGATATTCTGGTAtttgttctggatcctggtgtcATATGAGAGTCCTGCAGCTCATCCCACcatcacagcagaggagaggaaataCATCGAAGACGCAATCGGGGAGTCTGCGACATTTCTTAATCCTCTCCAC AAATTCAAAACCCCCTGGAGACACTTCTTCACCTCCATGCCGGTCTACGCCATTATCGTGGCCAacttctgcaggagctggaccTTCTACCTGCTGCTCATCAGCCAACCGGCTTACTTCGAAGAAGTCTTCGGGTTTGAAATCAGCAAG GTGGGATTGGTGTCAGCTCTGCCCCATCTGGTGATGACCATCATCGTGCCGATCGGAGGTCAGCTGGCCGACTACCTGAGAACCCACAACCTGATGTCCACCACCAACGTCAGGAAGCTGATGAACTGTGGCG GTTTTGGAATGGAGGCCACGCTCCTGCTGGTGGTGGGATACTCTCACACTAAAGGAGTCGCCATTTCCTTCTTGGTTCTCGCTGTGGGATTCAGCGGTTTCGCTATCTCAG GGTTTAATGTCAACCATTTGGATATCGCCCCCCGATACGCCAGTATACTGATGGGCATTTCAAACGGAGTGGGAACGTTGTCTGGAATGGTGTGTCCTCTCATCGTTGGAGCCATGACGAAACACAAG ACACGTGAGGAATGGCAAGGCGTCTTCCTTATAGCCTCGCTTGTCCATTACGGAGGAGTGGTTTTCTATG GAATCTTTGCATCAGGGGAAAAACAGCACTGGGCAGATATTGAAGATACCAGCGAGGAGAAGTGTGGGATAATTGATGAGGACGAACTGGCCAATGAGACAGAGGAGCTCTACCGAGGAGGAGGGCAATACGGGGCAATAAGTCAACCAGGAGCCGGTTCCAATGGAGGcgggatgggaggaggaggaggagctggggcaGGATGGGTAACAGACTGGGATAAGTCTGAGGAGTACGTGCAACCGCCTGGATACAACTCTTACATGTGTGAAGGAGGCGAAGAGAAGAAGCTGACATAG
- the LOC115387175 gene encoding GTPase HRas: protein MTEYKLVVVGAGGVGKSALTIQLIQNHFVDEYDPTIEDSYRKQVVIDGETCLLDILDTAGQEEYSAMRDQYMRTGEGFLCVFAINNTKSFEDVHLYREQINRVKDSDSVPMVLVGNKSDLSTRTVETRQAQELARSYGVPFVETSAKTRQGVEEAFYSLVREIRRYKETNRSNKKSKKNTQRRCIIL from the exons ATGACCGAGTACAAGCTGGTGGTGGTCGGGGCGGGAGGCGTGGGGAAGAGCGCTCTCACCATCCAGCTCATCCAGAACCACTTTGTGGACGAATACGACCCGACCATCGAG GATTCGTACAGAAAGCAGGTCGTCATCGATGGGGAGACGTGTCTGCTGGACATCCTGGACACCGCAGGTCAGGAGGAGTACAGCGCCATGAGGGACCAGTACATGAGGACAGGAGAGggcttcctctgtgtgtttgccatCAACAACACCAAGTCCTTCGAGGACGTTCATCTGTACAG AGAGCAGATCAACAGGGTGAAGGACAGCGACAGTGTTCCCATGGTGCTGGTGGGCAACAAGAGTGACCTGAGCACCCGCACGGTGGAGACCCGGCAGGCGCAGGAGCTGGCACGAAGCTACGGCGTGCCGTTCGTGGAGACCTCCGCCAAAACCAGACAG GGTGTGGAAGAAGCTTTTTATTCACTAGTGCGGGAAATTAGAAGATACAAGGAGACCAACCGCAGCAACAAGAAGAGCAAGAAGAACACTCAGAGACGCTGCATAATACTATAg
- the pold1 gene encoding DNA polymerase delta catalytic subunit → MDFKRRNGGPFPGNASQAKRGKMNSEWEDSPSQFEEELLMFEELEMDAEEMEGQAAHDVIPVGDLFSADLNPRWPRPPAPKLDPSSDTLVFQQIDLDHYMGETVAGMPGQSQGKVPIIRMFGVTDSGNSVCCHIHGFAPYFYVPAPSGFTSADLSEFKRELNSVVLKDMRSNKDNISTTVLAVDITRKENMYGYHGRKIMDFLRITMAMPRLVAPAKRLLEMGFKFGHHPSHSYQSFEANIDFEIRFMVDSDVVGCCWIELPKGKYRLREEKSVDDVDSQSTKKVSLCQYEVDVAWTDLISHPPEGDWQRIAPLRVLSFDIECAGRKGIFPEADKDPVIQIASMVQRQGETEPFIRTVFTLQSCASIVGSQILCFTQEKQLLQSWAEFLRTVDPDIITGYNIQNFDFPYLLNRAAALKVNYFPYLGRVRNSKSVLRDSSFQSKQMGRRENKTINMEGRVQFDLLQVLLRDYKLRSYTLNAVSFHFLQEQKEDVQHSIITDLQNGNEQTRRRLAVYCLKDAYLPLRLLQKLMCVINYMEMARVTGVPLTYLLSRGQQIKVVSQLLRQAMKQDLVMPVVKSQGGEDYTGATVIEPEKGYYSLPIATLDFSSLYPSIMMAHNLCYTTLLQRGAAEKMGLSPEEFIKTPTGDQFVKSSVRKGLLPEILENLLSARKRAKAELKKETDPFKKQVLDGRQLALKISANSVYGFTGAQVGKLPCLEISQSVTGFGRQMIEQTKQLVESKYTISNGYPADAKVIYGDTDSVMVKLGVATVSESMDIGKEAAEWVSSHFIPPIKLEFEKVYYPYLLINKKRYAGLYFSSNADRHDKMDCKGIETVRRDNCPLVANLINTCLQKILIDRDPDSAVDHAKEVISDLLCNRIDISQLVITKELTRTAQEYAGKQAHVELAERMRKRDAGSAPNLGDRVPYVIIKAAKGAAAYMKSEDPIYVLENNIPIDTQYYLEQQLSKPLLRIFEPILGETKAESVLLKGDHTRCKTVLTSKVGGLMAFAQKRSTCIGCKAVLKTDTAVCDFCKKKESELYQKEIFHLNTLEERFSRLWTQCQRCQGSLHEDVLCTSRDCPIFYMRKKVQKDLDDQSKLVSRFGW, encoded by the exons ATGGACTTTAAACGGCGTAACGGCGGCCCTTTCCCGGGGAATGCTTCGCAGGCCAAGCGCGGTAAAATGAACAGTGAATGGGAGGACAGCCCATCACAGTTTGAAGAGGAACTGCTGATGTTTGAGGAGTTAGAAATGGATGCTGAGGAGATGGAGGGACAAGCAGCACACGATGTTATCCCTGTAG GTGACCTCTTCTCTGCGGACCTGAACCCTCGCTGGCCACGGCCTCCTGCTCCTAAGCTTGACCCCTCATCCGATACTCTGGTGTTCCAGCAGATTGATCTGGACCATTATATGG GGGAGACAGTGGCCGGCATGCCCGGACAGTCACAAGGAAAAGTCCCCATCATCCGGATGTTTGGGGTAACAGACAGTGGCAACAGCGTCTGCTGCCATATTCACGGCTTTGCGCCGTACTTTTACGTTCCTGCACCGAGTG GGTTCACGTCTGCCGACCTGTCCGAGTTTAAAAGAGAGCTGAACTCTGTCGTTCTGAAGGACATGCGCTCCAACAAAGACAACATCTCCACCACAGTGCTCGCTGTGGACATCACTCGCAAAGAGA ACATGTATGGCTACCATGGGAGGAAAATCATGGATTTCTTGCGGATCACCATGGCGATGCCTCGGCTCGTCGCTCCCGCCAAGAGACTGCTGGAGATGGGCTTTAAGTTCGGACATCATCCGAGCCACAGCTACCAGTCCTTCGAGGCCAACATAGATTTTGAgatcag GTTTATGGTGGACAGCGATGTTGTGGGTTGCTGCTGGATTGAGCTTCCCAAAGGGAAGTACAGACTGCGCGAGGAGAAGAGCGTGGACGACGTGGATTCCCAGTCTACGAAGAAG GTGTCCCTGTGTCAGTACGAGGTGGACGTGGCGTGGACAGACTTGATCAGTCACCCGCCCGAGGGCGACTGGCAGAGGATCGCACCGCTCAGAGTCCTCAGCTTCGACATCGAGTGTGCAGGGAGAAAAG GAATTTTCCCAGAAGCAGACAAAGACCCAGTGATCCAGATAGCGTCGATGGTGCAGCGGCAGGGCGAGACGGAGCCCTTCATCCGCACCGTCTTCACCCTTCAGTCCTGTGCCAGCATCGTCGGCTCTCAGATACTGTGCTTCACGCAGgaaaaacagctgctgcag AGCTGGGCAGAGTTTCTGAGGACAGTGGACCCGGACATCATCACTGGATACAACATTCAGAACTTCGACTTCCCCTACCTGTTGAACAGAGCAGCTGCTTTAAAA gtGAATTACTTTCCCTACCTCGGCCGAGTGCGAAATTCCAAGTCAGTGTTGCGAGATTCGAGTTTCCAGAGTAAGCAGATGGGACGGAGAGAGAACAAGACCATCAACATGGAGGGTCGAGTCCAGTTtgacctgctgcag GTCCTGCTCAGGGATTATAAGCTACGTTCATACACACTCAATGCTGTGAGTTTCCATTTCCTGCAAGAACAGAAGGAGGACGTGCAGCACTCCATCATCACTGACCTGCAG AACGGAAACGAGCAAACGCGCCGCCGTCTGGCCGTGTACTGCCTGAAAGACGCCTACCTCCCGCTGCGCCTGCTGCAGAAGCTGATGTGTGTGATCAACTACATGGAGATGGCCAGGGTGACGGGCGTGCCCCTCACCTACCTGCTGtccagagggcagcagatcaAAGTGGTCTCCCAGCTGCTGCGCCAGGCCATGAAGCAGGACCTGGTGATGCCCGTGGTGAAGAGCCAGGGCGGGGAGGACTACACCGGGGCCACCGTCATCGAGCCAGAGAAGGG CTACTACAGCCTTCCTATCGCCACGCTGGATTTCTCCTCCCTGTATCCGTCCATCATGATGGCCCACAACCTCTGCTACACGACCCTCCTGCAGAGAGGCGCGGCCGAGAAAATGGG TCTGTCGCCAGAGGAATTCATCAAGACTCCCACCGGTGATCAGTTTGTGAAGAGCTCAGTGAGGAAAGGGCTTCTTCCAGAGATCTTGGAGAACCTGCTGTCTGCCAGAAAGAG AGCCAAAGCCGAGCTGAAGAAGGAGACGGACCCCTTTAAGAAGCAGGTGCTGGACGGCCGGCAGCTGGCCCTCAAAATCAGCGCCAACTCCGTGTACGGCTTCACGGGAGCGCAGGTCGGGAAGCTGCCCTGCCTGGAGATCTCACAG agCGTCACGGGTTTTGGGCGACAGATGATTGAGCAGACCAAACAGTTAGTGGAGTCAAAGTACACCATTTCCAACGGCTACCCAGCCGATGCCAAG GTGATTTACGGAGACACAGACTCCGTCATGGTCAAACTGGGAGTCGCCACAGTGAGCGAGTCCATGGACATCGGGAAGGAGGCGGCAGAGTGGGTGTCGTCGCATTTCATTCCCCCCATCAAGCTGGAGTTTGAGAAG GTGTACTACCCCTACCTGCTGATCAACAAGAAGCGCTACGCCGGCCTCTATTTCTCCTCCAATGCTGACAGACACGATAAGATGGACTGCAAAGGCATCGAGACCGTCCGCAGAGAcaactgccccctggtggccaacCTCATCAACACCTGTCTGCAAAAGATCCTGATCGACAG GGATCCTGACAGCGCCGTGGATCACGCCAAGGAGGTGATCTCCGACCTGCTGTGCAATCGGATCGACATCAGCCAGCTGGTCATCACCAAGGAGCTGACGCGCACGGCGCAGGAGTACGCTGGCAAGCAGGCGCACGTGGAGCTGGCAGAAAG gatGAGGAAGAGAGACGCAGGCAGCGCTCCCAACCTCGGGGACCGAGTTCCATACGTGATCATCAAGGCTGCAAAGGGAGCTGCAGCGTACATGAAGTCAGAG GATCCGATCTACGTGCTGGAAAACAACATTCCCATTGACACACAGTActacctggagcagcagctctccaaACCTCTGCTGAGGATATTCGAGCCGATCCTGGGAGAGACGAAGGCGGAGAGCGTCCTGCTCA aggGCGACCACACCCGCTGCAAGACCGTGTTGACCTCCAAGGTCGGGGGTCTCATGGCGTTCGCTCAGAAGAGGAGCACGTGCATCGGCTGCAAAGCCGTGCTGAAAACAGACA ctgctgtgtgtgacttCTGCAAGAAGAAGGAATCTGAACTCTACCAGAAAGAG ATCTTCCACCTGAACACACTGGAGGAACGTTTCTCCCGTCTGTGGACTCAGTGTCAGCGCTGTCAGGGCTCGCTCCACGAGGACGTCCTCTgtaccag TCGGGACTGTCCCATCTTCTACATGAGGAAGAAGGTGCAGAAAGATCTGGACGACCAGAGCAAGCTGGTGTCTCGCTTCGGATGGTGA